A genome region from Musa acuminata AAA Group cultivar baxijiao chromosome BXJ3-5, Cavendish_Baxijiao_AAA, whole genome shotgun sequence includes the following:
- the LOC103985968 gene encoding uncharacterized protein LOC103985968 produces MMPKRESDATSLTSWSATQSPLHRPVYYVTSPVHSHHDAIRISFSHSSPGASPVHPYYDPYHHQRYSSSPIHHYRESNARLSSSWRKLPTHHHGPSESDDDNGRGSMGCYVTWFVLAFVLLFTLFSLILWGASLSYKPQVIVKDVVFRNYDLHAGTDITGVPTNMISINSTVRIAFRNPATFFGVQASSTPLEIHYSEFKVASGHMEEFYLSRESRRVVVVAVAGVHVPLYGGGSSLRSRADDGGAPAVVPLELSFTVRARAHVLGHLVKVKFYHRVRCSVTLREERLGKPLTLAKACEYRDG; encoded by the exons ATGATGCCGAAGAGGGAGTCGGACGCGACGAGCCTGACGTCGTGGTCGGCGACACAGTCGCCGCTGCATCGGCCCGTTTACTACGTGACGAGTCCCGTCCACTCCCACCACGACGCTATCCGTATCTCCTTCTCCCACTCGTCGCCCGGCGCCTCCCCGGTCCACCCCTACTACGACCCTTATCACCACCAGCGGTACAGCAGCTCCCCCATCCACCATTACCGCGAGTCCAACGCCCGCCTCTCCTCCTCCTGGCGTAAGCTCCCCACCCACCACCACGGCCCCTCCGAATCTGACGACGACAACGGTCGCGGCTCAATGGGCTGCTACGTGACTTGGTTCGTTCTGGCGTTCGTCCTGCTCTTCACCCTCTTCTCCCTCATCCTCTGGGGCGCGAGCTTGTCCTACAAGCCCCAAGTCATCGTCAAG GACGTGGTGTTCCGGAACTACGATCTCCACGCGGGGACGGACATCACGGGCGTGCCCACCAATATGATCTCCATCAACTCGACGGTCCGGATCGCGTTTCGCAACCCGGCCACGTTCTTCGGCGTTCAAGCCTCGTCCACGCCTTTGGAGATACACTACTCCGAGTTCAAGGTCGCCTCCGGACAC ATGGAGGAGTTCTATCTGTCACGGGAGAGCCGACGCGTGGTGGTGGTGGCAGTGGCCGGCGTGCATGTGCCACTCTACGGCGGCGGATCGAGCCTGAGAAGCCGTGCCGACGACGGCGGCGCCCCAGCGGTGGTGCCGCTGGAGCTGTCCTTCACGGTCCGGGCGCGGGCCCACGTCCTCGGTCACCTGGTCAAGGTCAAGTTCTACCACCGCGTCCGGTGCTCCGTAACCCTCCGCGAGGAACGGCTAGGCAAGCCCCTCACGCTCGCCAAGGCCTGCGAGTACCGTGACGGATGA
- the LOC103985785 gene encoding protein S-acyltransferase 10 translates to MAAVGVFSYAREKLSENCSLLCPGLFDRASRSSCGLKAVIVLLHITFVGVIFLFDANLIRKSREEPWYITVYLMVFLVTLVQYFFTSGSFPGYIIDAMRVKNGSNTTFINSPAIVEQSNARNGNLVSSTRNNQLERQNSRLPSLSWEKLVMELYPPGSAIRNWTCTYCNIIQPPRSKHCHDCDKCVLQFDHHCVWLGTCIGQRNHCRFWWYIFVETILCIWTVVLYITFLRSKLMKTWWKDLIAIVLLTALVFSLIFLLVLLLFHSYLMITNQTTYEMARRRRILYLRGIPKKVHPFSRGICKNLYTSCCSRDSMYTLEAVPPMEELEARARPYTCVDIISCKCC, encoded by the exons ATGGCCGCCGTCGGCGTCTTCTCCTACGCCCGCGAGAAGCTCTCCGAGAACTGTTCTCTGCTCTGTCCTGGCCTCTTCGATCGCG CGAGTAGATCTTCCTGTGGATTGAAGGCGGTGATAGTGCTGCTACATATAACGTTCGTAGGCGTTATCTTCCTCTTCGATGCCAATTTGATACGCAAGTCAAGGGAGGAGCCCTG GTATATCACAGTTTATCTGATGGTTTTTCTGGTTACTCTAGTTCAATATTTCTTTACATCTGGCTCATTCCCAGG ATACATCATTGATGCAATGAGGGTGAAAAATGGCAGCAACACTACATTTATAAACTCACCAGCAATTGTAGA ACAGTCTAATGCAAGAAATGGGAACTTAGTTTCTTCCACAAGGAATAATCAGTTAGAAAGGCAAAATTCCCGCTTGCCTTCATTATCATGGGAAAAGCTAGTTATGGAACTCTACCCTCCTGGATCAGCCATcag GAACTGGACTTGCACTTACTGTAATATCATTCAG CCTCCACGCTCAAAACACTGTCATGATTGTGATAAATGTGTCCTTCAATTTGATCATCACTGTGTCTGGCTAGGAACTTGCATTGGGCAAAGGAATCACTGCCGGTTTTG GTGGTACATTTTTGTAGAAACAATCCTTTGCATCTGGACTGTTGTATTATATATCACATTCTTGCGCTCAAAACTCATGAAGACATG GTGGAAGGATTTAATCGCCATAGTACTGTTAACTGCATTGGTGTTTTCTCTCATCTTTCTTCTTGTACTGCTCCTATTCCACAG CTACCTAATGATAACAAATCAAACTACTTATGAAATGGCGAGAAGGCGGCGCATTTTGTACCTAAG GGGAATCCCAAAGAAGGTTCATCCATTTAGCAGAGGCATTTGCAAGAACCTGTATACATCTTGTTGCTCCAGGGACAGCATGTACACTCTGGAAGCTGTCCCACCAATGGAGGAATTGGAAGCAAGAGCCAGACCTTACACTTGTGTGGACATCATTTCTTGCAAGTGTTGTTGA
- the LOC135637676 gene encoding expansin-like A2 gives MGGGTVLAFLVLSLSILSATACDRCVHHSKAAYSPSASALSVGACGYGSMALSFNGGYIAAGSSALHREGFGCGACFQVRCKNRRLCSTGGVRVILTDLNKSNTTDLVLSPRAFTAMARDGTAQELKRLGILDVEYKRIPCEYKKQNLSIRVEESSRRPDQLVIKFLYQGGQTDIVAVDVAQVGSWNWRFMSREYGPVWSTRRAPAGALQFRMVVTGGYDGKWVWAEKAVLPAEWKTGSIYELGVQLTDIAQEGCYPCDTREWK, from the exons ATGGGTGGTGGCACTGTCCTTGCCTTCCTCGTCCTCTCCCTTTCTATCCTTTCTGCTACAGCATGTGATCGGTGTGTGCATCATTCCAAGGCAGCCTACTCCCCCTCCGCTTCTGCCCTCTCTG TCGGAGCCTGTGGCTATGGCTCCATGGCTTTGAGCTTCAATGGAGGTTACATTGCAGCTGGGAGCTCTGCCCTCCACAGAGAGGGTTTTGGCTGTGGAGCTTGTTTCCAG GTAAGATGCAAGAACAGAAGACTCTGTAGCACCGGAGGCGTAAGGGTGATCCTGACCGACCTCAACAAGAGCAACACCACGGATCTTGTGTTGAGTCCCCGAGCCTTCACCGCCATGGCACGAGATGGCACGGCGCAGGAGCTCAAGAGACTTGGCATTCTGGATGTGGAATACAAGAG GATCCCGTGCGAGTATAAGAAGCAGAACCTATCGATCAGAGTGGAAGAGAGCAGCAGAAGACCCGATCAGCTGGTCATCAAGTTCCTCTACCAGGGAGGCCAGACCGATATCGTGGCGGTCGACGTAGCCCAG GTCGGATCGTGGAATTGGCGGTTCATGAGCCGGGAATACGGTCCAGTATGGAGCACGAGGCGGGCGCCGGCCGGGGCGCTGCAGTTCCGGATGGTGGTGACGGGCGGCTACGACGGCAAGTGGGTGTGGGCCGAGAAGGCGGTCCTCCCGGCCGAGTGGAAGACTGGTTCGATCTATGAATTGGGGGTTCAGCTCACTGACATTGCTCAAGAGGGCTGCTACCCCTGTGACACTCGAGAATGGAAGTGA